In Gracilibacillus salitolerans, the sequence TACAAAAACGGCTAGTAACGTTAGTGCAACCGACAGAACATAACCGACTAAAAGATTCCATGGAAAACGATGAGTCTTTGCACTCATTTACATCACCATTCCTTTCAGATAGACGAATGTAAAGATAAAAATCCATACTACATCTAAAAAGTGCCAGTAAAGACTTGAGATAAATAACTTACTGGATGTTTTTTCGGTAATCCCGCGACGAACAAGCTGCACTAGCAACAGGCTAATCCAAATAATCCCGAAGGTCACGTGTGCTCCGTGAGTACCTAATAGCGTGAAAAAGGCAGCAGTAAATCCACTCGTTTGAATCGTTGCACCTTCATGAACATAATGGATAAACTCATTAATCTCCATGTATAGGAAGCCTGCTCCTAGTAACAAGGTAATGATCATCCAGATGAGTACCCCTTTTTTGTCATGGTTACGCATCGAATGAATCGCTAACCCACTGGTAAAACTACTTGTTAATAAAATAAAGGTTTCGATCAAGACATCTTTTAGAATAAAGATGTCCTGACCCGCTGGTCCCCCAGCTGTGTTATGCTCTAATACGAAATAAGAAGCAAACAATGTGGAGAAAAGTACAATTTCCGCACCCAGGAAGACCCAAAAGCCTAAAATATTCATTTGACTTTGCTCTGTTTTATATTCTAACGGTGTAGTAGTATGGGATGTCATTGTAAATCACCTCTCCACTCTCTTTCTTCCTCTTCTAATTCATCAACCGGAATGTGATAACCATCGTCATAATCAAATGTGTTGGCAACTAAACCAACCACAATACCAACCGCTGCAATTATTGCCAACGGGATCCATTCAAAGACTAGGAAAAATCCGACCAAACCAAACGCACCTGCTAAAACGATTGGTGTCCATGAATTACTTGGCATATGAACGGGTTTTAAATCTGATTTTTTCAAACCTAATGTTCCTTTTTTCTTCTTATACCAGAAGTCATCTAAGTTCTCCACTTCTGGAACTACCGCAAAATTATAATGTGGTGCTGGAGAAGCTGTTGCCCACTCTAGCGAACGGGCATTCCACGGATCATTACCGACATTTCTCGATGCATAACGGAAGCTCCAGTAAATGTTGTAGCATAGTGCTGCAAATCCTGCTGCCATCACCAGAGATCCGACTGCTGAGAACCCTAGCCATGCACCCCATCCGGTACTTTCTGCATAAGTGTACATACGACGTGACATGCCGTCCAAACCAACAAAGAACATCGGCATAAATGTCATATTGAAGCCAATCACAAATAACCAGAAATGCCATTTACCGATTTTTTCGTTCAATTTGAAACCAAACATTTTAGGCCACCAGTAGTAAAGACCAGCAAATACTGCAAATACAACACCTGGTATTAATACATAATGGAAGTGCGCCACCAAGAACATCGTGTTATGGTATTGATAGTCCGCTGCTGCCATCGCTAGCATAACACCTGTTACCCCACCGATCGTAAAACATGGAATAAACGCTAATGCCCATAACATGGATGTAGAAAATTCAATCCTACCTTTACGCAACGTAAATAACCAGTTAAAGATTTTCACACCGGTCGGGATTGCGATCATCATTGTTGTTAGTGAGAAGATCGAGTTTACCGCTGCACTATTTCCCATGGTATAGAAGTGGTGTACCCAAACTAGCATACTTAAAAACGCTATACCGGCAACGGCATATACCATTGATTTATAACCGTATAAATTTTTCCGTGCAAAGGTTGCTATTACTTCTGAGAACATCCCGAATGCCGGTAGTACAACGATATATACTTCCGGGTGTCCCCATAACCAGAACAGATTCAGCCACAACATTGGATCGCCACCAGCTGCCACCGTGAAAAAGTGTGTGCCAAATAAACGATCTAACGTCATGTAAAGTAATGCTATAGTAAGAATCGGAAATGCTGCCACGATAATGATGGATGTGATAAATGTCGTCCAGACAAAAATTGGCAACTTCATCCAAGACATACCTGGTGCACGCATTTTAATAATCGTTACAACAAAGTTAATTCCCGTCGCTAACGTACCGATACCGGCTATTTGTAAAGAGATGGCGTAATAATTATTCCCGACGCCAGGTGTAAATTCTTTCCCAGCTAAAGGAAAGTAAGATGTCCAACCTGCATCAGGTGAACCACCTATAACAAATGAAAGGTTAAATAACATGGCCCCTGCAAAGAATATCCAAAAGCTGAAAGCATTCAGCTTAGGAAACGCCACATCACGTGCTCCGATTTGTAATGGGATAACGACGTTCATAATACCAATCAATAGTGGCATCGCCATAAACAGAATCATGATGACACCATGAGTAGTAAATATTTCATCATAATGCTGAGCATCTAATAAGTCCAATCCTGGTCTGGATGTTTGTGCCTTCATTAAAAGTCCATCCACACCACCTCTGAAGAACATGAGCACCCCAGCTAAAATGTACATAATACCTATTTTTTTATGATCAACTGTTGTGAACCATTCATTCCACAACCATTTCCATCTTTTTAAATACGTAATTAATGCAATTAAACCAACCATTGTCAGACCAATTGCAATTTGTGATGCCAAGATTAATGGATCACCTGTAACAAAAAATTCATCCAATGACATGTCGTTCACCACCTCTTTTAATGATGTGAGTGATCTGTGTTTGCAGATTCACTTGTATCTTCTGTGTCTTGATTTTCGT encodes:
- the qoxC gene encoding cytochrome aa3 quinol oxidase subunit III yields the protein MTSHTTTPLEYKTEQSQMNILGFWVFLGAEIVLFSTLFASYFVLEHNTAGGPAGQDIFILKDVLIETFILLTSSFTSGLAIHSMRNHDKKGVLIWMIITLLLGAGFLYMEINEFIHYVHEGATIQTSGFTAAFFTLLGTHGAHVTFGIIWISLLLVQLVRRGITEKTSSKLFISSLYWHFLDVVWIFIFTFVYLKGMVM
- the qoxB gene encoding cytochrome aa3 quinol oxidase subunit I — its product is MSLDEFFVTGDPLILASQIAIGLTMVGLIALITYLKRWKWLWNEWFTTVDHKKIGIMYILAGVLMFFRGGVDGLLMKAQTSRPGLDLLDAQHYDEIFTTHGVIMILFMAMPLLIGIMNVVIPLQIGARDVAFPKLNAFSFWIFFAGAMLFNLSFVIGGSPDAGWTSYFPLAGKEFTPGVGNNYYAISLQIAGIGTLATGINFVVTIIKMRAPGMSWMKLPIFVWTTFITSIIIVAAFPILTIALLYMTLDRLFGTHFFTVAAGGDPMLWLNLFWLWGHPEVYIVVLPAFGMFSEVIATFARKNLYGYKSMVYAVAGIAFLSMLVWVHHFYTMGNSAAVNSIFSLTTMMIAIPTGVKIFNWLFTLRKGRIEFSTSMLWALAFIPCFTIGGVTGVMLAMAAADYQYHNTMFLVAHFHYVLIPGVVFAVFAGLYYWWPKMFGFKLNEKIGKWHFWLFVIGFNMTFMPMFFVGLDGMSRRMYTYAESTGWGAWLGFSAVGSLVMAAGFAALCYNIYWSFRYASRNVGNDPWNARSLEWATASPAPHYNFAVVPEVENLDDFWYKKKKGTLGLKKSDLKPVHMPSNSWTPIVLAGAFGLVGFFLVFEWIPLAIIAAVGIVVGLVANTFDYDDGYHIPVDELEEEEREWRGDLQ